In Ictidomys tridecemlineatus isolate mIctTri1 chromosome 16, mIctTri1.hap1, whole genome shotgun sequence, a single genomic region encodes these proteins:
- the Gpr27 gene encoding putative G-protein coupled receptor 27 produces MANASEPSGGGGSSEAAALGLKLATLSLLLCVSLAGNVLFALLIVRERSLHRAPYYLLLDLCLADGLRALACLPAVMLAARRAAAATGAPPGALGCKLLAFLAALFCFHAAFLLLGVGVTRYLAIAHHRFYAERLAGWPCAAMLVCAAWALALAAAFPPVLDGGGSGGDDEDAPCALEQRPDGAPGALGFLLLLAVVVGATHLVYLRLLFFIHDRRKMRPARLVPAVSHDWTFHGPGATGQAAANWTAGFGRGPTPPALVGIRPAGPGRGARRLLVLEEFKTEKRLCKMFYAVTLLFLLLWGPYVVASYLRVLVRPGAVPQAYLTASVWLTFAQAGINPVVCFLFNRELRDCFRAQFPCCQSPQTTQATLPCDLKGIGL; encoded by the coding sequence ATGGCGAACGCGAGCGAGccgagcggcggcggcggcagcagcgaGGCGGCCGCGCTGGGCCTCAAGCTGGCCACGCTCAGCCTGCTGCTGTGCGTGAGCCTGGCGGGCAACGTGCTGTTCGCGCTGCTCATCGTGCGGGAGCGCAGCCTGCACCGCGCCCCGTACTACCTGCTGCTCGACCTGTGCCTGGCCGACGGGCTGCGCGCGCTCGCCTGCCTCCCGGCCGTCATGCTGGCGGCGCGGCGGGCGGCGGCCGCCACGGGGGCGCCGCCGGGCGCGCTCGGCTGCAAGCTGCTCGCCTTCCTGGCCGCACTCTTCTGCTTCCACGCCGCCTTCCTGCTGCTCGGCGTGGGCGTCACCCGCTACCTGGCCATCGCGCACCACCGCTTCTACGCCGAGCGCCTGGCCGGCTGGCCGTGCGCCGCCATGCTGGTGTGCGCCGCCTGGGCGCTGGCGCTGGCCGCGGCCTTCCCGCCGGTGCTGgacggcggcggcagcggcggcgacGACGAGGACGCGCCGTGTGCCCTGGAGCAGCGGCCCGATGGCGCCCCCGGTGCGCTGGGcttcctgctgctgctggccgTGGTGGTGGGCGCCACGCACCTGGTCTACCTCCGCCTGCTCTTCTTCATCCACGACCGCCGCAAGATGCGGCCCGCGCGCCTCGTGCCTGCTGTCAGCCACGACTGGACCTTCCACGGCCCCGGCGCCACTGGCCAGGCGGCCGCCAACTGGACGGCGGGCTTCGGCCGCGGGCCCACGCCGCCCGCGCTGGTGGGCATCCGGCCCGCGGGGCCCGGCCGCGGCGCGCGCCGCCTCCTCGTGCTGGAGGAGTTCAAGACCGAGAAGAGGCTGTGCAAGATGTTCTATGCCGTCACGCTGCTCTTCCTGCTGCTCTGGGGGCCCTACGTCGTGGCCAGCTACCTGCGCGTGCTGGTGCGGCCCGGCGCCGTCCCGCAGGCCTACCTGACGGCCTCCGTGTGGCTCACCTTCGCGCAGGCCGGCATCAACCCGGTGGTGTGCTTCCTCTTCAACAGGGAGCTGAGAGACTGCTTCAGGGCCCAGTTCCCCTGCTGTCAGAGCCCCCAGACCACGCAGGCCACCCTCCCCTGCGACTTGAAGGGCATCGGCTTGTGA